The following coding sequences lie in one Cyanobacterium sp. Dongsha4 genomic window:
- a CDS encoding diflavin flavoprotein produces the protein MGSKDVQVCNIALDTRIFRSRTWERLKFEVEYGLSRGTTANSFLIEADKTALIDPPGESFTEIFLSALSARIDLKKIDYVILGHINPNRAFTLNRLIQLAPQVTFIVSNTGAKSLREIFENSYSETVKDYSLNIISIKNDYQLNLGKEHQLDFITTPNPRYPDQLLTFDKKTDIFYTDKLFGSHVCGDQIFDEGWQVYFEDRRYYFDCVIAPYSNQVSKALEKIKPFSALVYAPSHGPLVKYGLHELTGLYSQWLSDQQNQTLNVALVYASAYGNTAILANAIARGITKAGVRVESINAEFADSGEIKEAIASCDGFIFGSPTLGGHAPTQIQSALGVALATADRNKIVGVFGSYGWSGEAIDLLESKFKDGGYRFGFDTIRVKFKPTEAILKTCEEAGTDFAQALKKRKKALKSKESAASNTLTARTEQALGRIVGSLSIVTTQREELKGAMVASWVSQATFNPPGLTIAVAKERAIESLLPIGSHFVLNILEEGKHIDLMKHFLKPFAPGEDRFVNINLETADNGSPILSDALAYLECEVKNRLECGDHWVLYAIATQGKLLSEIGITAIHHRKSGTHY, from the coding sequence ATGGGATCTAAAGATGTACAAGTGTGTAATATTGCTTTGGATACGAGAATATTCCGTTCTCGGACTTGGGAACGCTTAAAGTTTGAGGTAGAATATGGCTTAAGTCGTGGTACAACGGCGAATAGTTTTTTGATCGAAGCAGACAAAACCGCTTTAATTGATCCTCCGGGGGAGTCTTTCACTGAAATATTTTTATCCGCTTTATCAGCAAGAATTGATTTAAAAAAGATCGATTATGTGATTTTAGGACATATCAACCCTAATCGTGCTTTTACTTTAAACAGACTAATTCAATTAGCTCCTCAAGTTACTTTTATTGTCTCTAATACGGGGGCAAAATCTTTACGAGAAATTTTTGAAAACTCCTATAGTGAAACAGTTAAAGATTATTCTTTAAATATTATTTCCATCAAAAATGACTATCAATTAAATTTAGGAAAAGAACATCAATTAGATTTTATTACTACTCCCAATCCCCGTTATCCTGATCAACTTTTAACTTTTGATAAAAAGACTGATATTTTTTACACAGATAAGTTGTTTGGTTCTCATGTTTGTGGGGATCAAATATTTGATGAAGGTTGGCAAGTTTATTTTGAAGATAGACGCTACTATTTCGACTGCGTCATTGCTCCTTACAGTAATCAGGTAAGTAAGGCACTAGAAAAAATTAAGCCTTTTTCTGCGCTGGTTTATGCCCCTAGTCATGGTCCTTTAGTGAAGTATGGTTTACATGAGTTAACGGGTTTATATTCTCAATGGTTATCAGATCAACAAAATCAAACTCTTAATGTTGCTTTGGTTTATGCTTCTGCTTATGGTAATACTGCCATTTTAGCTAATGCGATCGCACGAGGAATTACTAAAGCGGGGGTAAGGGTGGAATCTATCAATGCAGAGTTTGCCGATAGTGGAGAAATAAAAGAAGCGATCGCCTCTTGTGATGGCTTTATTTTCGGTTCGCCTACATTAGGAGGTCATGCTCCGACTCAAATTCAAAGTGCTTTAGGTGTTGCTTTAGCCACTGCGGATCGCAATAAGATAGTGGGGGTATTTGGTTCTTATGGATGGAGTGGAGAAGCCATAGACCTATTGGAATCAAAATTTAAGGATGGGGGTTATCGCTTTGGTTTTGACACCATCAGAGTTAAATTTAAGCCCACTGAAGCAATTTTAAAAACCTGTGAGGAAGCAGGAACAGATTTTGCTCAAGCCTTGAAAAAACGCAAAAAAGCTCTAAAATCGAAAGAATCCGCCGCTAGTAATACTTTAACTGCCCGTACAGAACAAGCCTTGGGACGCATTGTGGGTTCTCTTTCAATTGTGACTACTCAAAGGGAAGAATTAAAGGGAGCGATGGTTGCTTCTTGGGTATCTCAGGCAACTTTTAACCCCCCCGGTTTAACTATTGCAGTAGCTAAAGAAAGAGCGATCGAGTCTTTGTTACCTATTGGTAGTCATTTTGTCTTAAATATTCTTGAAGAAGGGAAACATATCGATTTAATGAAACATTTTCTCAAGCCCTTTGCCCCCGGAGAAGACCGTTTTGTGAATATCAATTTAGAAACAGCCGATAATGGTAGCCCTATCTTAAGTGATGCTTTAGCCTATCTGGAATGTGAAGTTAAAAATCGTTTAGAATGTGGTGATCATTGGGTCTTATATGCGATCGCAACTCAAGGTAAATTACTTTCAGAAATAGGAATAACCGCCATTCATCATCGTAAATCTGGAACGCATTACTAA
- a CDS encoding carbohydrate ABC transporter permease → MDKFTNSTFKIFSFILLLGGLIIILSPFIFILYTSFFSTGTESKFTLQYYQLAWEKGNFLLAFANSGLVAIASVFCQVITSTLAGYALARPKFRGKNFIILLIISTLIIPFQVLVIPIFLILKWGHLINTYWALILPSAASGFGIFLMRQYFISIPVELEEAATLDGANSLQIIWQILFPLAKPAVITLSLFTFIGEWNDLFKPLVFTNTPNLTTVQLALASFQEQFTSNWSLLMAAVIIATIPVIILFILGQKQFIQGVSDTGIKN, encoded by the coding sequence ATGGATAAGTTTACTAATTCGACATTTAAAATCTTTAGTTTTATCTTATTATTAGGGGGATTAATTATTATTTTATCTCCCTTTATTTTTATTTTATATACTTCTTTTTTCTCAACAGGAACTGAGTCTAAATTTACTTTACAATATTATCAGTTGGCATGGGAAAAGGGCAATTTTTTATTAGCTTTTGCTAACTCTGGATTAGTTGCGATCGCATCCGTATTTTGTCAAGTAATAACTTCTACTCTGGCAGGTTATGCTTTAGCGAGACCAAAATTTCGAGGCAAAAACTTTATTATTTTGCTTATTATATCTACATTAATTATTCCTTTTCAAGTATTAGTAATTCCGATTTTTTTAATCTTGAAATGGGGACATTTAATCAACACCTATTGGGCGTTAATATTACCTTCCGCCGCCAGTGGTTTTGGTATTTTTTTGATGCGTCAATATTTTATCTCTATTCCCGTAGAATTAGAAGAAGCGGCAACCCTAGACGGTGCAAACTCCTTACAAATTATCTGGCAAATTTTATTTCCCTTAGCTAAACCTGCAGTAATAACTCTTTCCCTATTTACCTTTATCGGGGAGTGGAATGATTTATTTAAGCCTTTAGTATTTACTAATACCCCTAATTTAACCACTGTGCAATTAGCTTTAGCATCCTTTCAGGAACAGTTTACCAGTAATTGGTCATTACTTATGGCGGCGGTAATAATTGCCACTATTCCTGTTATTATCTTATTTATTCTCGGTCAAAAACAGTTTATTCAAGGGGTAAGTGATACGGGAATTAAAAATTAA